A section of the Paenibacillus odorifer genome encodes:
- a CDS encoding sensor histidine kinase, producing MRIKFNIFQKMLVLLLILLTPVVALYYYSTSKSINVIQEELIKASLNRMELFVAQLDASIEKFDLVSAPMLVDTNVLEYLYNLNMSDYSLMKTRLLIQEKLSLASASGNWRNDVTVYFPQRDDSISSSPSYEYDLQEFESRFSLGWSYSEDLEIGSGFTRTYVTTGYKPARPDDLDVAVRINLYKWSFENLLDTYKSGHSDNPFFYKEGHAIIASRSADGPKMDQIITELGDRINSRDSSFLIHSFDGRPYLITYYYSNILEWHLVDSVPLNQIIGPIKQQRLLFGASSIILLLSCITAASALYWNVHRPIFQLVRAVQRIKEGDYAYRLPKKSNNEFTFLMQNFNEMATQIQDLIENVLQSRILARDATLKQLQAQIHPHFLYNCLGFIINMTKMGKNRAVIDMAYHLADYYRYTTRMDNQGVSLGEELAFVRIHLEILRLRNETLSYSIELPEELAELRIPRLLIQPIVENAIVHGLENVEYPGRVEIRVYVNEDQLHLEVEDNGKGLNKERMDQLQMELHIPASEYAGCGLWNVYQRLQGNFGSDAQIEFCPSRLGGLNVRLIWRLGMKDETKEEEQ from the coding sequence ATGCGGATCAAATTTAATATTTTTCAGAAAATGTTAGTGTTATTGCTGATTCTGCTAACTCCGGTTGTGGCGCTGTACTATTATTCTACCTCTAAGAGCATCAACGTCATACAGGAGGAGCTTATCAAAGCCAGCCTGAACCGGATGGAGCTTTTCGTGGCACAACTGGATGCCAGCATTGAGAAGTTCGACTTAGTCTCCGCACCTATGCTCGTTGACACGAACGTGCTGGAGTACCTTTACAACCTCAACATGAGCGATTATTCCCTAATGAAAACAAGGCTGCTGATCCAAGAGAAGCTGTCGCTGGCCAGCGCATCGGGCAACTGGCGCAATGACGTAACCGTCTATTTCCCGCAACGAGACGATAGTATTTCTTCTTCCCCCTCCTATGAATATGACCTTCAAGAGTTTGAAAGCCGATTTTCGCTAGGGTGGAGCTACAGCGAAGATTTGGAGATTGGCTCCGGTTTTACTCGAACTTATGTCACTACGGGTTACAAACCAGCCCGTCCGGACGATCTGGATGTTGCCGTTCGCATTAACCTCTACAAGTGGAGCTTCGAAAATTTGCTTGATACCTACAAATCTGGTCACTCTGACAACCCGTTTTTTTACAAAGAAGGACATGCCATCATCGCCAGCCGGTCCGCAGATGGGCCCAAGATGGACCAAATTATCACGGAATTAGGCGACAGGATCAATAGCCGGGATTCAAGTTTTTTAATTCATTCCTTCGACGGCAGGCCTTATCTGATTACCTATTATTATTCCAATATTCTTGAGTGGCATCTCGTCGATTCTGTTCCACTTAACCAGATTATCGGACCTATCAAGCAACAGCGGTTATTGTTTGGAGCTTCTTCGATTATTTTGCTCCTATCCTGTATTACCGCCGCGTCTGCCTTGTACTGGAACGTACATCGGCCTATCTTTCAACTTGTGCGTGCGGTGCAGCGGATTAAGGAAGGCGATTACGCCTACCGCCTGCCGAAGAAATCAAACAATGAATTCACGTTCCTGATGCAGAACTTTAACGAGATGGCGACGCAGATCCAAGATCTCATCGAGAATGTCCTACAATCGCGTATCCTTGCGCGCGATGCTACGCTAAAACAGCTACAAGCACAGATTCATCCTCATTTTCTGTACAATTGTTTAGGTTTCATCATTAATATGACCAAGATGGGAAAGAATCGGGCTGTCATAGACATGGCGTATCATCTGGCCGACTATTACCGGTATACGACGCGAATGGATAATCAAGGAGTCAGCCTGGGGGAAGAACTGGCGTTCGTGCGCATTCACCTCGAGATTCTTCGGCTTCGCAATGAGACGCTGTCCTACAGCATCGAACTGCCTGAAGAGTTGGCGGAGCTGCGAATTCCCCGGCTTCTTATCCAACCGATCGTGGAGAATGCGATCGTGCATGGACTTGAGAACGTCGAATATCCAGGCCGGGTTGAAATTAGAGTTTACGTCAATGAAGACCAATTGCACTTGGAAGTGGAGGATAACGGAAAAGGATTAAATAAAGAACGGATGGACCAACTGCAAATGGAGCTTCATATTCCGGCCAGCGAATATGCAGGCTGCGGTCTTTGGAACGTATATCAAAGACTGCAAGGCAACTTCGGTTCAGACGCTCAAATTGAGTTTTGCCCGTCCAGACTGGGGGGGCTAAACGTGAGGCTGATTTGGAGACTTGGGATGAAAGACGAAACGAAGGAGGAAGAGCAATGA
- a CDS encoding response regulator, with amino-acid sequence MPVQTGGAKREADLETWDERRNEGGRAMNSLLVVDDEKHYADSLADTIPWATLGISRVWKAYSASEALALIDTFPIDILMTDIRMPRMNGLELIEQARLRIPGLKCLLLTGYADFDYARKAIELQALDYLMKPAKDEQLLTAMGRIIKQLEQERSIEQGFRIYRDNSAELKAGLLLKVLSGNLNSKALAEKLKLFDLPLPIPGHVSMCLVRLGSPFDGQDLYSQSLIRFAVTNMLEELLMDRYDCWSAADDEGNLLALVYDLSGAPPDPEWVLERIERLKQEVQGLLKGEISVGETDCLFPEGLQASYMTAKSRLDSDGFSGGQVPERNEEEARLMRKLYETPLLTHLLETEQWEAAEVKIRAFVSPLMHTGSPYLMRDVFFFLSNAFQYIANRSGRTLAQMLTPEQSAFVKGKAMLHASQLESWALDLLRTLRDKLGEETEDHSQVIIRKTQLYIQKELDKDLSLTLLAKRVFVHPNHLSKIFKQCTGTTVSQYIYEQRMLKACEVLKHTNNKIYHIGESIGYPNTNWFIRKFRDYYQVTPQEFRDRYRSGME; translated from the coding sequence TTGCCCGTCCAGACTGGGGGGGCTAAACGTGAGGCTGATTTGGAGACTTGGGATGAAAGACGAAACGAAGGAGGAAGAGCAATGAATAGCCTGCTTGTAGTTGATGACGAGAAACATTATGCGGACAGTCTGGCAGATACAATTCCATGGGCGACACTTGGTATCTCCCGCGTTTGGAAGGCTTACAGCGCGAGCGAGGCACTTGCTCTGATAGACACCTTCCCCATTGACATCCTTATGACGGATATCCGTATGCCCCGCATGAACGGTCTGGAACTGATCGAACAGGCCAGGCTTCGTATTCCAGGGCTGAAGTGCCTGCTCCTCACAGGTTATGCGGACTTCGATTACGCCCGAAAAGCGATTGAGCTGCAAGCGCTCGATTACCTGATGAAGCCCGCGAAGGACGAGCAGCTACTTACGGCAATGGGCCGGATCATTAAGCAGCTTGAGCAGGAGCGATCAATCGAACAGGGCTTCCGTATCTACCGAGACAATAGTGCAGAACTGAAAGCAGGGTTGTTGCTCAAAGTGCTCAGCGGAAATCTGAATAGCAAGGCGCTTGCAGAGAAGTTAAAGCTGTTTGACCTCCCTCTTCCGATACCAGGTCATGTCTCGATGTGCCTGGTCCGATTGGGTTCCCCCTTCGATGGACAAGACCTCTATTCGCAGTCACTGATCCGGTTCGCGGTAACAAACATGCTGGAAGAATTGCTGATGGACCGCTATGACTGCTGGTCGGCGGCGGATGATGAAGGAAACCTGCTCGCTCTGGTATACGACCTGTCAGGAGCACCACCCGATCCGGAATGGGTGCTTGAGCGGATAGAGCGATTAAAGCAAGAAGTACAGGGTTTGCTTAAAGGTGAAATTTCTGTAGGGGAAACCGACTGCTTATTCCCGGAAGGACTGCAAGCTAGTTATATGACAGCTAAATCACGATTGGATAGTGACGGTTTTTCGGGTGGGCAGGTGCCAGAGCGGAATGAAGAGGAAGCGCGTCTTATGCGCAAGCTCTATGAAACGCCTCTGCTGACACATCTTTTGGAAACGGAGCAATGGGAAGCGGCGGAAGTTAAGATCCGAGCGTTTGTGTCACCGCTAATGCATACGGGTTCGCCTTACCTCATGCGCGATGTCTTTTTCTTTCTCTCCAATGCCTTCCAGTATATCGCGAATCGCAGCGGCAGGACGCTGGCCCAAATGCTCACTCCTGAGCAATCGGCTTTCGTTAAAGGAAAAGCGATGCTGCACGCGTCGCAGCTGGAAAGCTGGGCGCTCGACTTACTACGCACACTTCGCGATAAGCTAGGGGAGGAGACCGAGGATCACAGCCAGGTGATCATCCGGAAGACGCAACTCTACATCCAGAAAGAGCTGGACAAGGACTTGTCACTTACTTTGCTGGCCAAACGCGTCTTCGTACATCCTAACCATCTGTCAAAAATCTTTAAGCAGTGTACAGGCACTACCGTATCCCAATATATTTACGAGCAGCGTATGCTCAAAGCCTGCGAGGTGCTCAAGCATACAAATAATAAAATCTACCATATTGGTGAAAGTATTGGCTATCCCAATACCAACTGGTTTATTCGGAAATTCCGTGACTATTATCAGGTGACGCCGCAGGAATTCAGGGATAGATACCGATCGGGAATGGAGTGA